In Thermotoga sp. KOL6, the DNA window GACGTTATCAACGAACGGCTGTTTGAAATGAACGCCTGGCTCCGTCTCAACCGCCACAATTTTTCCGAATCTGAGCACCACTGCCTGTTGTGTCTGATCCAACACGTAAAAAGCCGACGAAGCAAGAATGACACCAATTACTATCAAAACGATGAGGAGAGATAAAACCCACACCTTCATTTTCCCATCTCCTTTAAAATATCAGAGATGTTCAACACGTTCAAAGATCCCGCGTTACCGACAAAAATGATCTTGTTTTGAACTTTTTCAAGAATAGACTGAAGGGCATCCAAGAGCATTCGCTTCCTTGTGATATCCGGTGCTTTGGTATACTCTTCCAAGATTTCATCGAATCTTTTTGCCTCACCAAGAGCCTTCAAATAAACTTCCTGAGCGTAAGCTTCCGCTTGCCTCAATATCTCCTGAGCCTGACCTTGTGCCTTCGGAACTATGTCGTTGGCATACTTCCTCGCCTCGTTTATAAGACGCTCCTTGTTCTGTCTGGCGTTGTTCACGTCATCAAAAGCATTCACTACAGGCTCCGGGGGTACGACCTCTTGAAGGTACACGTTCTCAATCTTTATTCCGCAATCGTAAGAGTCCAGAATCTTTTGAAGCATTTTCGCTGTTTCAAGTCCAATTTCGTCTCTTCCCACGGTGAGAACATCGTCTATGTTCCTCATGGCAACTTTTTCCCTGAGAACAGATTCTGTGGTGAATCTGACAATTGAATCTGCCTCGGTTATGTTGAACGCGTACGCAACAGGATCTTTCACTCTGTATTGAACCACCGCCTCAACGCTGACGAGATTGTTGTCACCAGTTATCATGATGGATTCTCCTGGAACAGATTCGTAGCTAATTCTATCTCCTCTCTGAACGCTTCTGAAACCTATCTCTATCTTCCTAACCGTCGTGACATCCACTTTCACATGCGATTGGAATGGATAAGGTAGATGATAATGAATCCCAGAGGGAACAACCGCCGTAAATTTCCCGAAAGTTTTGAGAAGGGCAACCTCAGATGGTCCCACTTGATAAACGCCGGTTAGAAAGTACACTGCCAGAATCACTCCGATGATTATCCACACATACTTTCTCACTCTTTCACCTCCTCATTTGTCAACTTTCTTCTTCACAAGATACCAAAGATAAAGATCGAGTTTCCCTAAAGGTTCACCGAACTCTCTTGCCACTTTTCTCAAGATGTCCTCTGCGTACAGATACCTTTTTTTACTCCATCCTTTCGGAATTTCGTGAATCAGCCCGTGATTTTTCATTAATCTCAAAACGTGTTTGTCCAAGATAGCAAGGTCCTCCACTCCTGTATTTCTGAGAAAATGACTCGCTTCCTTCCAACCTATACCTTTCGCACTTTTCACCAAGAATTCCCGAGAAAGAAAAGGATCTCCCTTTATGAGATCTCGAAGTCTGCCGATCAACCACCGGTTTCTCACAATGAACTCTGCCCTTTTCTGGGGATATCGATGCCCCACTTCCCTCAATGCTTTTTCGAGTTCTTCTTGTGACATATAGACAAATCCCTTTCCAATTTTCCCTTGTGCTTTTATTCCCCCTTCTGCGCTCCAATTTGCGGTGAGTACACAAAAGGAAAGTTCGCAAAATAAATCTTCCTCCGTTCCGCTCTCACCAAGTTTCTTGAACTCCTCAAATCTCTTCTCGACTAATAGTCTTGCTTCTTCACGAATCTTTTCAAGCTCTGTCAAAAGTGACTGCATCTCATCACTCCCATTCGATAGTCGCGGGAGGTTTAGAAGTTACATCGTAAACCACTCTTCCTACTCCTTCTACTTCCCTTGTGATCCTCCTTGCCACTTCGTCCAACACATCGTAGGGTATTCTGGACCAATCCGCAGTCATTCCCTCCACACTGTTGACAGCCCTGAGAGCTATCACATATTCGTAAGCTCTGGCATCACCCTTGACACCCACACTCCTTATTGGAAGGAGGACAGCGAAAGCTTGCCAGACCTTATCGTAATAGTTATATTTCCTGAGCGTTTCTATGAATACGTAATCTGCTTCCCTCAACATTTCTAGTTTCTCCTCTGTTATCTCCCCCAAAACTCTCACTGCAAGACCGGGACCAGGAAAGGGATGCCTGTTTATTATGTGGTCCGGTATTCCGAGATATCTTCCTACTTTTCTCACCTCGTCCTTGAAAAGATCCCTCAAAGGTTCTACAAGTTTCAGATTCATCTTTTCGGGAAGCCCTCCCACGTTGTGATGGCTTTTTATCTTTGCCGTTGTTTTCCCAGATGCGGCACTTTCTATAACGTCTGAATATATCGTTCCCTGCACAAGGAATTCCACATCATGCTTTCTCGCTTCTTCTTCAAAAACCCTTATGAATTCCTCCCCTATGATTTTTCTCTTCCTCTCAGGATCCGTTACTCCTTTCAATCTCTCCAAAAAACGTTTCCTCGCGTCGATTACCACTAGATTCATATCGAAATGTTTCTTGAACACTCGTTCCACTTCTTCCCTTTCTCCCTTTCTCAAAAGACCGTGATCCACAAAGACACACACAAGATTTTTTCCAATAGCTCTGTGTGTGAGAACGGCAGCCACCGAAGAATCGACTCCACCCGAAAGAGCAAGAATTGCCTTTTTTCTTCCCACGGTCTCCCTTATTTTCCTTATTTTCTCTTCAACAAGATCACCTATTTTCCAATTCTTCTCTAACTTACACACCCTGAACAAGAAGTTGGAAATCATCTTCTCACCGAACTCAGTATGATGTACCTCGGGATGAAACTGTAAAAGCCAAAATCTCTTGCCATCCGTTGCGCCAGCTATAACGCCAGTTTCAGAAAAAGCTATCGGATGAAACCCCTCCGGCAACCTCACCACTTCATCCCCGTGACTCATCCACACATGAACTCTTTCCGGTATCCCTTCGAAAATCGGATCATCAGATATCTCCACGAGAGTTCTTCCGTATTCTCCCTTCCCTCTCTTCACCTCTCCGCCGAATTCTTTCACCACCAACTGCATACCGTAACAGATGGCAAGAACGGGTCCTTTATAATCCTTGAACCACTTTGGAAGATTCGGAGCATCTTCCTCATAAACACTCCTTGGCCCTCCCGAGAGAACAACAGCATCCACCTCAGACAAGCTAACTTCATCGTCAGGAAAAACTACTTCGGAGTACACTTCGTTTTCTCGGATTCTTCTTGTGATCAATCGGGAATACTGAGAGCCGTAATCTACCACAAGAACCAACTCTATCCCTCCCTGGCCTTTTTAATTCTATTAAATCATATTCAAATTTAACTTAAAGGAAATTTGTATTGAAAAAAGAGAATTCTAAAATCAACACTGGAGGTGATTTGATTGGTGATGAAACTTTTCTTTCTTTTTCTCAGAATTTCCGCTTTAACAATCGGTGGAGGATACGCTATGATTCCAGTGATGAAGTGGGAGTTGGAAAAATCAGGGCTTTTGACAGAGAGAGAATTCTTTCGAATAGTTGGAACCGCACAGGTTATACCCGGACCGATTGCTTTCAATACTGCCGTTTTAGTCGGAAGAAGATTGTCGGGTCTTCCTGGAGCCGTCGCGTCCGGTACAGCCGTTATCTTACCACCTTTCTTCGCAATCATCTTAGTTGCCGAGATTCTTAGATCACTCTCTGGGAACGTTTACGTTCAAGGCTTCCTCAAAGGAGCTTACGTTGCCATAGTGGGACTGGTGGGAAGTGTGTTGTTTCGTCTCGTAAGAAATCAGCGCTGGAACTTCTTGAGAATCACCTTGGTTTCACTATCTATAATACTCCTTATTTTGAACAGCTCCCTGGTTATATTGGTGGTTATTCTACTTGCCTTTGCGCTTTATATGAGGGAGGGTTAAATCTTGTGGAAACTCGTCATCGTATTTCTAAAAGTGGGCTTTCTCTCGTTTGGTGGAGGATGGGCAATAGTAGGAGTGTTAAAAGAGGAGCTCGTTTCAAAAGGATTTCTCACACTCGAAGAGTTTTCCCACGCCGTTTCTATCGCTCAGATGACACCTGGCCCCGTGGCGATAAATCTTGCCACTTACACCGGATACAAATTCTTCGGTTTGATCGGTGCCATCTTGAACACTCTTGCCTTCTTGATAGCCCCGATTTTGGTACTCTCCATTGCTACGATACTTGGAAGATACGTAAAAATCACAAGAAGAAAATTGATGAAAGCCTTAGAAGGAGTTACAACAGCACTGATGACCGTTACTCTTTTCTCCTTGACTACCACAATCAGAAATCCCTTGATGATCCTTTTCTCCATCGTTGCCTTTTTGTGTTCCTTCACAAGAGTTCATCCTCTGATAATCATATTCGGCTGTGGCGTTGTGGGAGCTTTGCTCAGGTTTTGATAAAATATCTCAAGAGAAGGAGGTGCTGAGGGTGGCAGAATTAACTACCAGATACAATCCTGCGGAGATAGAAACAAAATGGTACAAATACTGGTTAGAAAGAGGATATTTCACTCCAAAGGGAACGGGAGAGAAATTCTCCATAGTGATTCCACCGCCCAACATCACTGGAAGAATCCATATGGGACACGCTTTGAACATAACGCTTCAAGATATCGTTGTTCGCTACAAAAGAATGAAAGGCTTCGATGTCCTTTGGGTTCCCGGGGAGGATCACGCCGGTATAGCCACTCAAAACGCGGTAGAAAAATTTCTCCTGCAAACTCAAGGAAAAACTAGGGAAGAGATAGGAAGAGAGAAATTTCTTGAGATCACCTGGGAATGGGCGAACAAATACAGAAAAGAAATCAGAGAGCAAATAATGGCGCTCGGCGCTTCCGTAGATTGGACACGCGAAAGATTCACGCTTGATGAAGGTCTTAGTAGAGCTGTGAGAAAGGTTTTCGTGGAACTTTACAAAAAAGGACTCATATACAAAGGAAAATACCTGGTAAACTGGTGCCCAAGGTGTAAAACCGTTCTCTCCGATGAGGAAGTGGAACACAAAGAGCACCAGGCAAAGCTCTATTACGTGAAATATCCTGTGAAAGATTCCGACGAATACATAGTGATTGCCACCACAAGACCAGAGACAATGCTGGGAGACACGGCCGTTGCGGTACATCCCGAAGACGAAAGGTATAAGGGCTTTGTTGGAAAGATCCTCATTCTTCCACTCGTCAACAGAGAAATACCTGTCATTGCTGATAAATACGTCGACCCGAAATTCGGTACCGGTGCCGTGAAGGTAACACCCGCACACGACCCGAACGATTATTTAATCGCTCAAAGACACAATCTCCCAATGATCGAAATATTTGATGATAACGCGAGGATAAATGAAAATGGCGGGAAATACAAAGGGTTGGATAGATACGAGGCGAGAGAAAGGATCGTCAAGGACTTGGAGGAGAAAGGTTTTTTGATGAAGGTGGAGGATTACACTCATTCGGTGGGGCACTGTTATAGGTGTGATACCGTTATAGAACCAAAACTTTCCGACCAGTGGTTCGTGGCCACCAAACCACTCGCAAAGAAAGCCATAGAAGCCGTTGAAAAGGGAGAAGTGAAATTTTTCCCAGAAAGGTGGACGAAGATATACCTGAACTGGATGTACGAGATCAGAGATTGGTGCATCTCCAGACAACTCTGGTGGGGCCATAGAATCCCTGTGTGGTACTGTCAAGAATGTGGTCATATGAACGTTTCCGAGGAAGACGTAAAAAAGTGTGAAAAGTGCGGATCCACCAATTTGAAGCAAGACGAAGATGTACTCGATACGTGGTTCTCTTCCGCTCTGTGGCCATTCTCCACTCTCGGCTGGCCAGAAGAGACGGAGGATTTGAAGCGTTATTATCCAACAGATCTGCTTGTTACCGGTTTTGACATCATCTTCTTCTGGGTTGCCAGAATGA includes these proteins:
- the hflK gene encoding FtsH protease activity modulator HflK; the protein is MRKYVWIIIGVILAVYFLTGVYQVGPSEVALLKTFGKFTAVVPSGIHYHLPYPFQSHVKVDVTTVRKIEIGFRSVQRGDRISYESVPGESIMITGDNNLVSVEAVVQYRVKDPVAYAFNITEADSIVRFTTESVLREKVAMRNIDDVLTVGRDEIGLETAKMLQKILDSYDCGIKIENVYLQEVVPPEPVVNAFDDVNNARQNKERLINEARKYANDIVPKAQGQAQEILRQAEAYAQEVYLKALGEAKRFDEILEEYTKAPDITRKRMLLDALQSILEKVQNKIIFVGNAGSLNVLNISDILKEMGK
- a CDS encoding N-glycosylase/DNA lyase; amino-acid sequence: MQSLLTELEKIREEARLLVEKRFEEFKKLGESGTEEDLFCELSFCVLTANWSAEGGIKAQGKIGKGFVYMSQEELEKALREVGHRYPQKRAEFIVRNRWLIGRLRDLIKGDPFLSREFLVKSAKGIGWKEASHFLRNTGVEDLAILDKHVLRLMKNHGLIHEIPKGWSKKRYLYAEDILRKVAREFGEPLGKLDLYLWYLVKKKVDK
- the guaA gene encoding glutamine-hydrolyzing GMP synthase — translated: MVLVVDYGSQYSRLITRRIRENEVYSEVVFPDDEVSLSEVDAVVLSGGPRSVYEEDAPNLPKWFKDYKGPVLAICYGMQLVVKEFGGEVKRGKGEYGRTLVEISDDPIFEGIPERVHVWMSHGDEVVRLPEGFHPIAFSETGVIAGATDGKRFWLLQFHPEVHHTEFGEKMISNFLFRVCKLEKNWKIGDLVEEKIRKIRETVGRKKAILALSGGVDSSVAAVLTHRAIGKNLVCVFVDHGLLRKGEREEVERVFKKHFDMNLVVIDARKRFLERLKGVTDPERKRKIIGEEFIRVFEEEARKHDVEFLVQGTIYSDVIESAASGKTTAKIKSHHNVGGLPEKMNLKLVEPLRDLFKDEVRKVGRYLGIPDHIINRHPFPGPGLAVRVLGEITEEKLEMLREADYVFIETLRKYNYYDKVWQAFAVLLPIRSVGVKGDARAYEYVIALRAVNSVEGMTADWSRIPYDVLDEVARRITREVEGVGRVVYDVTSKPPATIEWE
- a CDS encoding chromate transporter → MVMKLFFLFLRISALTIGGGYAMIPVMKWELEKSGLLTEREFFRIVGTAQVIPGPIAFNTAVLVGRRLSGLPGAVASGTAVILPPFFAIILVAEILRSLSGNVYVQGFLKGAYVAIVGLVGSVLFRLVRNQRWNFLRITLVSLSIILLILNSSLVILVVILLAFALYMREG
- a CDS encoding chromate transporter → MWKLVIVFLKVGFLSFGGGWAIVGVLKEELVSKGFLTLEEFSHAVSIAQMTPGPVAINLATYTGYKFFGLIGAILNTLAFLIAPILVLSIATILGRYVKITRRKLMKALEGVTTALMTVTLFSLTTTIRNPLMILFSIVAFLCSFTRVHPLIIIFGCGVVGALLRF
- a CDS encoding valine--tRNA ligase; amino-acid sequence: MAELTTRYNPAEIETKWYKYWLERGYFTPKGTGEKFSIVIPPPNITGRIHMGHALNITLQDIVVRYKRMKGFDVLWVPGEDHAGIATQNAVEKFLLQTQGKTREEIGREKFLEITWEWANKYRKEIREQIMALGASVDWTRERFTLDEGLSRAVRKVFVELYKKGLIYKGKYLVNWCPRCKTVLSDEEVEHKEHQAKLYYVKYPVKDSDEYIVIATTRPETMLGDTAVAVHPEDERYKGFVGKILILPLVNREIPVIADKYVDPKFGTGAVKVTPAHDPNDYLIAQRHNLPMIEIFDDNARINENGGKYKGLDRYEARERIVKDLEEKGFLMKVEDYTHSVGHCYRCDTVIEPKLSDQWFVATKPLAKKAIEAVEKGEVKFFPERWTKIYLNWMYEIRDWCISRQLWWGHRIPVWYCQECGHMNVSEEDVKKCEKCGSTNLKQDEDVLDTWFSSALWPFSTLGWPEETEDLKRYYPTDLLVTGFDIIFFWVARMIMMGYEFMKDKPFSHVYIHQLVRDKYGRKMSKSLGNGIDPLEVIDEYGADPMRFTLAILAAQGRDIKLDPRYFDAYKKFANKIWNATRFVLMNLDDYDKVPLQNLKEVDKWILTRLNKTVEEVTKALESYDFNIAAKSIYNFFWDEFCDWYIEASKPRLKTEERKLVQTILVKVLDTSLKLLHPFMPFLTEELWQKLPVEGESITIAKWPEVEREFIDEEAEESFKKLMAIVRGVRNVRAEMNIPQSRSVKIFIRGWEVSEETNLLLKTLGNIEEISFVSEKPSKTATAYVEETLEVYVDLGGLIDFDKEKERLKQNMEKFRKEIDRLEKKLSNKDFLEKAPEDVVEETKEKLNTYKERLSRLESILKDLE